The following coding sequences are from one Roseofilum capinflatum BLCC-M114 window:
- a CDS encoding aldo/keto reductase, which produces METVQLGQTDIRVTPLGIGTWAWGDKLFWDYGNTYGEAEIRKAFEATLEGGISFFDTAEVYGLGESESLIGRLMKETGRSPQIATKYFPVPWRIKPETVSEAITNSLNRLQVDYIELYQIHQPVSFLMSQETLLNRLADEVTRGRIQSIGVSNYSAQQMREAHGILAKKGIPLAVNQVKYSLLSRKIEINGILETARELGITILAYSPLAQGLLTGKYTSVNAPTGARKLSPEFGREGLRKIAPVISRLKRIADQYKKTPSQVALNWLICQGVIPIPGAKNAKQAQDNAGALGWSLKPEDVDDLEEVTRPWLS; this is translated from the coding sequence ATGGAAACGGTGCAACTGGGTCAAACGGATATTCGGGTCACTCCCTTGGGAATCGGCACATGGGCTTGGGGTGATAAACTGTTTTGGGACTATGGCAATACCTATGGCGAAGCGGAAATTAGAAAGGCATTTGAGGCAACCCTAGAGGGGGGAATCAGTTTTTTCGACACGGCAGAAGTCTATGGGTTGGGAGAGTCGGAATCTTTGATTGGTCGGTTAATGAAAGAAACCGGGCGATCGCCGCAAATCGCCACCAAGTATTTTCCCGTTCCTTGGAGGATTAAACCAGAAACAGTATCCGAGGCGATTACCAATAGTTTGAATCGGCTACAAGTGGATTATATTGAACTCTATCAAATCCATCAACCGGTTAGTTTTCTGATGAGTCAAGAAACCTTGCTGAATCGGTTAGCGGATGAAGTGACACGAGGCAGAATTCAAAGCATAGGCGTGAGCAACTATTCCGCCCAGCAAATGCGGGAAGCTCACGGAATTTTAGCCAAAAAAGGGATTCCTCTAGCCGTGAATCAGGTCAAGTATTCCTTACTGAGTCGAAAAATTGAAATCAATGGCATTCTAGAAACAGCTCGCGAGTTAGGCATTACAATTTTAGCCTATAGTCCCCTGGCTCAAGGATTATTAACGGGTAAATATACATCAGTGAATGCTCCAACAGGAGCCAGAAAACTTAGCCCAGAATTTGGCCGGGAAGGATTACGGAAAATTGCCCCCGTGATTTCCCGCTTAAAACGAATTGCCGATCAATACAAGAAAACTCCATCTCAAGTGGCACTCAATTGGCTGATTTGCCAAGGAGTAATTCCAATTCCGGGGGCTAAAAATGCCAAGCAAGCTCAAGATAATGCAGGCGCTTTAGGATGGAGCTTAAAACCAGAAGATGTGGATGATTTAGAAGAAGTCACCCGTCCTTGGTTAAGTTAG
- the fumC gene encoding class II fumarate hydratase, translating to MTQDAAQTRIEKDSMGEIEVRSDRYWGAQTQRSLKYFSIGHNFIPQEVIVAFAILKKAAAITNQELGQLPKDKAELIIQAADEIIAGKLNDHFPLRVWMTGSGTQCNMNVNEVIANRAIAFSGGELGSKTPIHPNDHVNMSQSSNDTFPTAMHIAAVLAIHQHLLPKVTKMRDALQQKSEEFAHIVKIGRTHLQDAVPLTLGQEFSGYVAQLTADLKRIEQTLPDLYELALGGTAVGTGLNAPKGFAQQVARKIQHLTGYPFISAPNKFAVIAAHDAMIMTSGALKTLACSLMKIANDIRFLGSGPRCGLGELILPENEPGSSIMPGKVNPTQCEAMTMVAAQVIGYDTAISIAGSQGHFELNVFKPMMIFNLLESITLLGDTCNNFTDFLLDGLQANQKQINTYLNESLMLVTALSPAIGYDNAAKVAHYALEKDLTLKQACLELGYISAEEFDRIVVAENMVYPQ from the coding sequence ATGACGCAAGATGCAGCTCAGACTCGGATTGAGAAAGATAGTATGGGGGAAATTGAGGTACGCAGCGATCGCTATTGGGGAGCGCAAACCCAGCGATCGCTGAAATATTTCTCGATTGGTCACAATTTTATCCCTCAAGAAGTGATTGTTGCCTTTGCCATCTTGAAAAAAGCGGCGGCAATTACCAATCAGGAGTTGGGTCAACTTCCGAAGGATAAGGCAGAATTAATCATCCAAGCTGCCGATGAAATTATTGCCGGTAAACTCAACGATCATTTTCCCCTGCGCGTGTGGATGACTGGAAGTGGGACGCAGTGCAACATGAACGTCAATGAAGTGATTGCAAATCGGGCGATCGCCTTTTCGGGGGGAGAACTGGGCAGCAAAACCCCCATTCATCCCAACGATCATGTCAATATGTCCCAGTCTTCCAATGATACCTTTCCCACCGCCATGCATATTGCCGCAGTTTTGGCGATCCATCAGCATCTGCTCCCCAAAGTAACCAAAATGCGGGATGCTCTACAACAGAAATCCGAAGAGTTTGCCCACATTGTCAAAATTGGCCGCACCCATCTCCAAGATGCCGTTCCCCTCACCCTCGGTCAAGAATTTTCTGGCTATGTAGCCCAATTGACCGCAGACTTAAAGCGCATCGAACAAACCTTACCCGATCTGTATGAATTAGCACTTGGAGGAACCGCCGTCGGCACGGGCTTAAATGCACCTAAAGGCTTTGCCCAACAGGTAGCCCGAAAAATCCAGCATTTAACCGGCTATCCCTTTATTTCTGCCCCGAATAAATTCGCCGTCATTGCTGCACATGATGCCATGATTATGACCAGTGGAGCATTGAAAACTCTGGCCTGTTCCTTGATGAAAATTGCCAATGATATTCGCTTTTTAGGCAGTGGGCCGCGCTGTGGTTTAGGAGAGTTGATTTTACCGGAAAATGAGCCGGGTTCTTCCATTATGCCCGGTAAAGTCAATCCCACCCAATGCGAGGCGATGACAATGGTAGCGGCTCAGGTAATTGGCTATGATACGGCCATTAGTATCGCGGGTTCCCAAGGGCATTTTGAGCTGAATGTTTTTAAGCCCATGATGATTTTTAATCTCTTAGAATCGATTACTTTATTGGGCGATACCTGCAATAATTTTACCGATTTTCTGTTGGACGGACTGCAAGCCAATCAGAAACAAATTAATACTTATCTGAACGAGTCCTTAATGTTGGTGACCGCCCTGAGTCCGGCGATCGGCTATGATAATGCCGCTAAAGTCGCCCATTATGCCCTAGAAAAAGACTTAACCCTCAAGCAAGCTTGTTTGGAATTGGGGTATATTTCTGCCGAAGAATTCGATCGCATTGTCGTAGCCGAAAACATGGTTTATCCCCAGTAA
- a CDS encoding GTPase family protein, producing the protein MVRFKLWQWIVLITPIAAIVILLLVAAGWQIHTWGISWIWAIFILVFLGWRWLLVLWTRPMVEQLEAAVEAVSADMEAVTAETQSAIGNAEIGAKIETQLEKILKESKGDRPIWEDQPAFFQRCQAVVVCVAEAYGQDAQYPLLNIYIPQAYGLIQGTVEDVGRAITQLSPVLNQVTVGQAYQAYELYRKLEPSARKVLQAWGWAQWLLNPAAAAAKRATRKWGNQATQELLVNLGQMLRESALRNLCRQAIALYGNVAPPDLNVSASELTLPKAKTETLRAIIAKASPEEAVEQHPLNLLLVGRTGAGKSSLINTLFQAERAEVDVLPSTDKIQNYQWQGANGEGLNLWDTPGYEQVNRADLAEQVLEFGAKADLVLLVTPALDPALQMDVTFLKQLREQNETLPLITLVTQVDRLRPIREWSPPYDWQAGEQPKELAIREATEYRQQQLGEWCDRVLPVVTADTQMGRQSWNTDKLSAMLMEAIGPVKEERLARFLRDRDARTLAAAKIIDRYTFQMATTQGLTALLKSPVLRFVSTIATGSPTLAYLLAEQIPIEQLPVVIGKLQMAYDLFLLLSNDPELEVKFELLTLWPQLLENPATPDKNAWAFGHALVEYWVQGLNVEELGDRVKFYLEMRK; encoded by the coding sequence ATGGTGCGTTTTAAGCTGTGGCAGTGGATCGTTTTGATTACCCCGATCGCCGCGATCGTCATTTTACTGCTCGTTGCTGCCGGATGGCAGATCCATACCTGGGGTATTAGCTGGATCTGGGCGATCTTTATCCTGGTGTTCCTGGGGTGGCGCTGGTTGTTGGTGCTGTGGACGCGCCCCATGGTGGAGCAGCTTGAAGCGGCCGTGGAAGCGGTGAGCGCGGATATGGAGGCAGTGACGGCAGAAACTCAATCGGCCATTGGTAATGCGGAAATTGGGGCAAAAATTGAGACCCAGTTGGAGAAGATTTTGAAGGAGTCGAAAGGCGATCGCCCCATTTGGGAAGATCAGCCTGCCTTTTTTCAACGCTGTCAAGCCGTGGTAGTCTGTGTGGCTGAGGCTTATGGACAGGATGCCCAATATCCCCTCCTGAATATCTATATCCCCCAAGCCTACGGGTTAATTCAAGGAACCGTGGAGGATGTGGGACGCGCCATTACCCAACTTTCTCCGGTTCTCAATCAGGTGACTGTTGGCCAAGCCTATCAAGCCTATGAACTCTATCGCAAGTTGGAACCCTCGGCGCGTAAAGTATTACAGGCTTGGGGTTGGGCCCAATGGTTGCTGAATCCGGCCGCAGCAGCCGCCAAGCGAGCTACGCGCAAGTGGGGAAATCAGGCGACTCAGGAATTATTGGTAAACTTGGGTCAAATGTTACGGGAGTCAGCTCTGCGGAATCTCTGTCGGCAGGCGATCGCCCTCTACGGCAATGTAGCGCCCCCAGATTTGAACGTTTCCGCCTCCGAGCTAACCCTACCCAAAGCCAAAACCGAAACCCTCCGCGCCATTATTGCCAAAGCCTCTCCAGAGGAGGCGGTCGAGCAACACCCCCTAAATCTGCTCTTAGTGGGACGGACAGGGGCGGGTAAAAGTAGCCTGATTAACACCTTATTTCAAGCAGAACGGGCGGAAGTGGATGTTTTGCCCAGCACGGACAAAATTCAGAATTATCAATGGCAGGGAGCCAATGGCGAGGGGTTGAATCTGTGGGATACTCCCGGTTATGAGCAGGTGAACCGGGCAGATTTGGCCGAGCAGGTGTTGGAGTTTGGCGCTAAAGCGGATTTAGTCTTATTGGTGACTCCTGCCCTCGATCCGGCTTTGCAGATGGATGTGACGTTCTTGAAGCAACTCCGAGAACAGAATGAAACCCTACCCCTAATTACCTTGGTGACTCAAGTTGACCGCTTGCGCCCCATCCGGGAATGGTCGCCCCCCTATGACTGGCAAGCAGGGGAGCAGCCGAAGGAGTTGGCGATTCGGGAGGCAACGGAGTATCGTCAGCAACAGTTAGGCGAGTGGTGCGATCGCGTCCTTCCAGTGGTCACCGCAGATACGCAGATGGGTCGCCAGAGTTGGAATACGGACAAGCTCTCGGCAATGCTCATGGAGGCGATCGGGCCGGTGAAAGAGGAGAGACTAGCGCGATTTTTACGCGATCGCGATGCCCGTACCCTAGCCGCCGCCAAAATTATCGATCGCTACACCTTCCAAATGGCCACCACCCAAGGACTAACCGCCCTCCTGAAAAGCCCCGTCCTCCGATTTGTATCAACGATTGCCACCGGTTCGCCTACCCTCGCCTATCTCCTCGCCGAACAAATCCCCATCGAACAGCTCCCGGTCGTGATTGGCAAGTTACAGATGGCCTATGATTTATTTTTGCTGTTGAGTAATGATCCAGAATTAGAAGTCAAATTTGAACTCTTGACCCTCTGGCCCCAACTGTTGGAAAATCCCGCAACCCCCGATAAAAACGCCTGGGCTTTCGGTCACGCCCTGGTAGAATACTGGGTGCAAGGTTTGAATGTGGAAGAGTTGGGCGATCGAGTTAAATTTTATCTAGAGATGCGAAAGTAG
- a CDS encoding ABC transporter permease, with amino-acid sequence MIDFLSPSLISETPVFLDPFQLYTLPLGDWVSSLVNFLVDQFRPIFQLIRIPFSVVLTTIEASLLAIPPTLFLILLGLLVWQWCGSGIAIYSLAAMTGIGLLGTWEPAMTTLSLVICAVTFCIIIGLPIGILAARSDRFDSILRPLLDAMQTLPSFVYLVPVVMLFGIGEVPGVIVTLIFAVPPLIRLTNLGIRQVSKEVVEAAIAFGSTPNQVLWEAQVPLALPTILAGVNQSILLALSMVVVASMISVEGLGQMVLRGIGRLDVGLATVGGVSIVLVAILLDRITQALGKPKKLSWKKRGPIGFVLSFPQKQALTSVIVLISGLFLLG; translated from the coding sequence ATGATTGACTTTTTATCCCCATCTTTAATCAGTGAAACGCCAGTTTTCCTTGACCCCTTCCAACTGTATACCTTACCCCTAGGAGATTGGGTCAGCAGCTTGGTTAATTTCTTGGTCGATCAATTTCGCCCAATTTTCCAACTGATTAGAATTCCCTTCTCTGTTGTCCTCACAACCATTGAAGCCAGCTTATTAGCCATTCCTCCCACCTTATTCTTAATTCTATTGGGGCTGCTCGTCTGGCAATGGTGTGGTTCTGGGATTGCCATCTATAGCCTAGCCGCTATGACAGGCATTGGTTTACTGGGAACCTGGGAACCCGCCATGACCACCTTATCCCTGGTCATTTGTGCGGTCACGTTCTGTATCATTATTGGTTTACCGATTGGCATTTTAGCCGCTAGAAGCGATCGCTTTGACTCCATATTGCGGCCCCTTCTCGATGCCATGCAGACCCTACCCTCCTTTGTTTATTTGGTTCCGGTGGTCATGCTCTTTGGGATTGGGGAAGTTCCCGGAGTGATTGTTACCTTGATTTTTGCGGTTCCTCCCCTGATTCGACTCACCAATCTGGGAATCCGTCAAGTCTCTAAAGAAGTAGTGGAAGCGGCGATCGCCTTTGGTTCCACCCCCAACCAAGTCCTCTGGGAAGCCCAAGTTCCCTTAGCCTTACCCACCATCCTCGCTGGTGTCAATCAATCCATTCTCTTAGCTCTATCCATGGTCGTTGTGGCCTCCATGATTTCTGTTGAAGGTCTCGGTCAAATGGTATTGCGAGGCATCGGCCGGTTAGATGTAGGATTAGCCACCGTTGGCGGAGTCAGCATTGTTTTAGTCGCTATCTTATTAGACCGAATCACCCAAGCTTTAGGAAAACCGAAAAAACTCTCCTGGAAAAAGCGCGGGCCCATTGGATTTGTGCTTTCTTTTCCCCAAAAACAAGCCCTCACTAGCGTGATTGTGCTAATCTCTGGCTTATTTTTGTTAGGATAG
- a CDS encoding quaternary amine ABC transporter ATP-binding protein, with protein MSETKIHLENLIKIYGKHTSTALQRFREGATREMILKETGNVLGIADVSLKINSGELFVIMGLSGSGKSTLVRCINRLIEPTSGNIYIDGEEVVHTSQKRIREVRRTKIAMVFQKFGLFPHKTVVENVAYGLKVQGMDLKQRREKAIDILERVGLADWRNYLPSSLSGGMQQRVGLARALATDAEILLMDEAFSALDPLIRREMQDELMRLQAELQKTIVFISHDIQEALKIGDRVAIMKDGAVVQVGTPEDLVLSPIDEYVRAFTQEVNRAQVLKIGTVARKSNPLNGDQYTIQLVLEQMKQQGVNQLYVVNEDKVPVGLLQKHRLEYALNNGNQNLADLMVNDFPRIEDFHCLEALFSLSEAGVPIAVTNADGQFQGIITPKEVLMSMSGLKA; from the coding sequence ATGAGTGAAACCAAAATCCACCTGGAAAACTTAATCAAAATCTACGGTAAACATACCTCGACAGCCCTGCAACGGTTTCGAGAGGGGGCAACCCGTGAGATGATCCTGAAGGAAACCGGTAATGTGCTGGGGATCGCAGATGTTTCTCTGAAAATTAATAGTGGGGAATTGTTTGTAATCATGGGATTATCGGGATCGGGGAAATCAACCCTGGTTCGTTGTATTAATCGCTTGATTGAACCCACCAGCGGCAATATCTATATTGATGGCGAGGAAGTAGTACATACGAGTCAAAAGCGAATTCGGGAAGTTCGTCGCACTAAAATTGCCATGGTGTTTCAGAAGTTTGGCTTGTTTCCCCATAAGACAGTCGTCGAAAATGTGGCCTATGGCTTGAAAGTGCAAGGCATGGATCTTAAGCAACGGCGCGAGAAGGCCATCGACATTCTAGAGCGGGTGGGATTAGCCGACTGGCGAAATTATTTACCCTCGTCCCTGAGTGGAGGGATGCAACAACGGGTGGGGTTAGCGCGAGCGTTAGCGACAGATGCGGAAATTTTGTTAATGGATGAAGCCTTTAGCGCCCTCGATCCCTTGATTCGCCGGGAAATGCAAGATGAATTAATGCGGTTGCAGGCCGAATTGCAGAAAACGATTGTATTTATTAGTCATGATATCCAAGAAGCGCTGAAAATTGGCGATCGCGTGGCAATCATGAAAGATGGTGCAGTCGTACAAGTCGGGACTCCCGAAGACCTAGTTTTAAGTCCCATTGATGAGTATGTCAGGGCCTTTACCCAAGAAGTCAATCGCGCTCAAGTTCTGAAAATCGGCACAGTAGCACGCAAAAGTAACCCCTTAAATGGAGATCAATATACGATTCAGCTTGTCCTCGAACAGATGAAACAACAAGGAGTCAATCAACTCTATGTGGTGAATGAAGATAAAGTTCCCGTCGGGTTACTTCAGAAACACCGTCTAGAATATGCCCTCAACAATGGCAATCAAAATTTAGCCGATCTGATGGTCAATGACTTTCCTAGAATCGAAGATTTTCATTGCTTAGAAGCACTCTTTTCCCTCTCAGAGGCAGGCGTGCCGATCGCCGTCACCAATGCGGATGGCCAATTCCAGGGTATCATTACCCCCAAAGAAGTGTTAATGAGTATGAGTGGCCTTAAAGCATAA